actaatgatctggcaaggaatttgcacaTGTGGACCGAAATCAAGGTTTTCATCTCAAACACaacgatgaactcaacgctgtacaaggaagagggcctcaaaaagcgagttatatcatttattaagtcacacaaaggtccggttGAGTTTTGGACTGATTTGGCAAGGTACCACTATAACAGGGAGGTAGTTCAAtggtaccgtgacaataaagtggatttcatcgcaaaggatatcaacccaccaaattgccctgaactccgcccaatcgaaaattattgggcaataatcaaatgggagttgaagaaaactggAAAGGTTATGTAGGATGttgcagagatggcaataaattggaacaaattagccgctgaggtggaccagaagattgtgcagaaaataatggcgcgCGTTCTAcagaaagttcgcgatttcatccgacgaccaacaaaataaatttatgaaatttttctcttaaagtacaataaaataccttcattttgacaccttcacatgtttcctaagacaaaccaaccccgagatagagctaattcaattgttcccgattctttgtggaccatgctttatTTCGCAGAAACGTCTAACAAATGTTCCAACGTCCAACGAAACGTTGGACGAAAGCTCGGAAAGCTTGTTATCATTGAAACACcgtagaaaaataaattttgtcgATACAAACGGCAGCAAATGTTCACCCAAAGCCAATGGTATCATCAAATGTTCTTGTAACGCTTTTTTATTATAGCGAATAttctgaaaatgttttttttattttttttgaattattttagAAAATTGATTAGGTAATTTAATTCGCAGATCAGTACCTCTGGGCGTAGTAGTTGCTGAATAACGGCAGGAGAgtcagaaagagaaaaaaagaacatttgTGCATAtcataattttctttctttctttgaCCCTCTGCCGTTAAGAGTGATTTTTTGTCTTATCCAGCAATGAAATCCACCTAGTGGTGTTGATCTACAATAGAgaaaatgttaatctctgtcGCGTACTGTAACGTTCTGTTTTTAGCGGTCGGGTTGTTGGCCTGACGCCTGTCATTCGGGTCTAGGAAATCGAACCCAGGTCAGTTGCCCCACATCGACCATCTACTACTCTACCACCGAGGGAGAAATAATTTAGAGTATATAAATATTGAGAAAAGAGTAATGTAATGAATGTCGGGGTAATATTCAATTAACTACATTAAATAGCTTATGACTAGGCGATACGTACTTTACGTCCAGCATTTCGTATTACTTTATTTCGTATTTATTTACGATTACATATTACGTATCGCCAATATCACTTTTCTTATGGTATATAGTTATGTGCCAAGCTTCTTCACACCATCACGCAGCTGATGCAGAATTATAACCCTGACCTAGTTAGATGCAAACGGAAACGCGACCAccatgaaacgaaaacatttcgGACCGGGAATGTCACCCGTCGATGTCAAAATAAATATGAACAATCATGTGCAGCGGAAACCATTCGACAGATCGAGACAACGTCCAGAAGTTAGTACTTCTCCTGCCTTTGACAACAGTAGATCGCGCCACTATCGTTAACGCTCtcccaaaaaataaaaaaacctttGTTTAATtcttcttaaaaaaaaaactaaaacagtCACGTAAACATTACTATATACCATACGTGATTGGCGTCTTGGGTGTTTTAATTTAAGTCTTAGGACCTCCTATTTTTGGCCGATCCACATACAATGAGCAGCTAACTGAGTGCGTCGGGAACTTTTCTCGTTGTGCTTTGAAATGctaagaaacggaaaatgttggaaaaggAAGATGATGTATCTCACTGGTTATGTGCGATACTGGTGTATACGATACTTGTGTACACAAGTATCGCACATGAGTAAGgtagtgagtgagtgagtgaggtAATAAAAAGTATTTGCCGAAACTTACACACACTTACGTGGTGAATTCGTGTGGTGAATATTGAATTACGCGAAATGTATCTGGTTACCGAAATGATATTTATTCTTTCCTTCGCTTTCAATGACTGGCAAATTGGTGTGCATAatcatattttttatttttttcagaAAATGGATCGAGAGCAAAGAAACGCCGCTTTCAGAAAAATGGCATTGGACAAGCTAAACTGGACCCATAGCCGATCAGATAAACTATCTGCGAAGTCTCTtgtaaaattggaaaaattggaTTCTTTGTTTGTAGATCAAAATAAACGGTAAATAGCAGACTGTTACCAATTTcgtttaaacattttattcacttttATATTTGTgttcctgttgttgtttgtttccggtttgcttAGGTTGAAATCTGATACATTGGTCAAGGTGATTggtgaattaaataaattgataGCTGAAGTAAATGTTTGGACGGAACTAGAAAGTAGAAGAATAGGGGATTGCAAACAGCTAACCTCTCACAAAACCATCGTTCAATCAGCACCGTTGCAACAGTCACCTTCGGACACTTCGGCATTGTGTTCTCAGAAAGACTATGGGCGCTATGGGCCCGTTCATGAAAAATCAACCAAATTAAGGAGGGATAgtttaaatgcaaaaatggaCAAAGTGTTATTTAACGAAATATCCCAAATAGCTTCTAATTATGATGCTGATAAGTGTACCTGGACACTGAAAAAAGATGCTAATGGAGAAAGGTTGGCCTTAAAGTATCCGCGGAAAAAAATATACTCCATGGATCAGCAAGTTGCTTGTATAGTTCCAGAAATTGCATCCAAAAGATCTACCTCTCCACTATATTGGCGGCGAGATCAAATATTTCCTAAACCAGAAGTAGCAAAAACTTACGGCGAACATAAGAGACAGCAGCAGATAGCGGCAGCCAGAGAAAGACAAACAGCGTCACCAATCACCAAAACTTCACCAATCAAAGAAGACATGCCCTGCGCAATATCCGGTTCCTCTGGTGTGCGCGCTGTGAAGCACCCACTTACGACAATTCCGGTTGATATGTTGCTGCGAAACAAAGTCGATGGATCGAGAGAAGTTGCTTCAGTTGTAGGACGAAAAGAACGATTTGATTCAGCGACTACTGCTGCCACAAATAATGTGTTCGATGCATCCATGCATACAAATGAAAACAGTGTTTGTTTAGCTCATCCTGTCAAACGAGACTATCATATTCCATCGAAAAATACATGTAAGAAAGTATCGTTTACTAGTGCGTCGCAATCGAAGGTTCCGGAGCATTCTGCAACCCAGGCCCAAGGAAACACGCGTGAAATCGCATACAAGTCTACCACAAAGAGTAATCCtcaaaaaaagaaggaaaacaaaacaaaagtgtaCAATAGAGAGCTAAACGATATAATTTTGGGGGCAGTAGAATATGGATGTAATTCTcgccgaaaggaagaaaatgataaattgaaaaatgtagCCATGCAAGCTAAATGTATTCAGGAAACCGAACGGTATGCAgaaagcacacaaaaacgtTTAAATGTGCAAGGAAAGTATAAGGACCTTCGAATTGTTTTGACTAGAATCGACGAGAACGATTTACCCGTCGCCCGAAGGACTCGAAGCAATTCTATGTACAAACAGAGTGTCTGGATGTTACATAAACCTGCTGAAGATTGTTCTATGCAAGACGACATGCAGTCGCGGAGGACTCGTAGGAAAAGTGTGGGTTCTCGAACGCAGCTTGAAACCATAACAACCTCCCAAACACTAACAAAGGGACGCACGAAGAGAGCTAAAAGCATGTCATGTAAAAGAACTCGGGTTAACTcgtcgaagaaaaagaaagatgtTTCCTCAATCCCAAAGTCGCACTGCAATTCTCCGAACAAGCTCACCGTAGACGAAGCCGATCGAGGCAGTAGCATGTATCTTTCAGACACCGAGGATGGTGCTATTAATATGCAGCCATTGACGAAGAAGTTCCGTAAGGCTAACGATAATGATGAAGTACATTGTCAAagtaaatttatgtttaattgTTGCCTGTGTGAATATAGTGGAAGCAACATGGTCGACCACTACGTAAGCAAACATCCAGATCAGGAGGTGTTCATCAGTCGCGTTTTACCTGATCAAGCCGACGTAATAAGAAAGCAACCATCTGCCGTACACGGAAAATGTGTCGTTTTGGGTAAAGTTCGGCGGTCCATATCATgcctgtgtttgttttgtgagATTGTCTATGTTTTAACACCGAATGAATGGATCGAGCATATTGCTCGTCACACAGGAGAGTTTGGGTATTGTAACGAGACCAAAACCTCGATAAAAGTAAATAGCGACATTGAGTTTAGTTCTAATCACATGTATGCTCACATGTGTGATAGGTGCAATTTTGTGCAAGTAAGCTCTAATAATATAAAGAAGCACTTCTCTACGCATCACTCATGCAATTACCAGGCCGTTAAAAAATACATTCGATTTAGTTTGGTAAATTATCGTACTGAATCTGAAGACAAAAATGATGTGGTCCTTCATGCTACTAACTGTACAAAATCGGAATTGGATACTGGCTGTGATATAGTCAACCTACCATTATCAATTAGCGGGGACATGCCATTCGAAGCAAACATTGTATCAGAACAGCCAGCTTCGAATTTGTGTTACTTCCAAGAGTATATTGTAAAAGATGAGGTTCACTTTAATGATTCGATAGTAGAGGATAATCGATTTGAAACCTGTAACGGAATGCCGGTGTTTCAGGATGTTGGAAATGGTGATAATTTCGATAGGCATTCGATGGTTTCAACCGATAGTGAACGTACAATAGGTATGCCAGATATGCCAAATGTCAAACCTGATATTGCCACTATTGCAAACGATATTGATGgtcaaccaaacaaaaaggaaccaTTGAATTACGATTCTGATGATAGCATGTGCACGATTCCTATGGACGAAACAGACTACAAAGAAATAACCAAAATTAAAGCCGAAGATGTTTCGGCTGAGCAAACTGTGTACAGACCAAAGTACAGATAATGGAGAGGTAATCAAAGcctaacgaaacaaaatacgGAAGATCGAACCAGCCGTGCCAAAAATGTTATTGACGTAAATGACGTAAAATGTTATGACCATTTAAATATAATGGACATATTAATGATTCCCTGTGACTCATTGCCATTGTTTCCAACAAATACCTATTTTTTGCAGTATTCATTGTCCCGTTTAAGCAGTATTTATAACTCATGACATTTAGTTAATAGAATTTTCGagacaataataataatagagGTTGGGCAATAACAAACAACACCTAAATAAGTTTTAACTATAGCTAAAAGATGTAAGATTGGGTTGGAGAAAAAGTAacccattattttctcggtagatggctttagtcatcgatatctcgtgaaggATCAATCGTACAATTTtaagtttatgctcgttttaaagctgacacttcacacttaaaaaaatgccttcactattttttgtttgtttcattcgtttgtgagttgcaGGATGTTATCTATGGAAATCAATAAAGAGGAAATTGGGCACATTTTacggtttttgtttgataaagGCGAAAGTTCAATGTTTGCATGTTGACGCAAATCagaccatcggaaacatcttgAATtacgtttttttaaattcacacaaaaataatggatctCTTTTTCTAGCAAGCAAATTTGTATTTAGCTCATCAACTGCCTCGTGCCGATCGGTTCacaatgttttgctttctttcccgAGCGGTCTCGCGTTGCACGTTTCGCGTTGGATTTGGTTGTCGCGCCTGTTCTGCTGATGCAGCAACACACGGGGTTCGGTGGCCTttgcgccggtgtgtgtgatgtttaCCGCTATCTCCAAACGCTTTTTTATCACATGATTGCgcgaaagcgaagcaatgattaaatttcgatAAAATCCGTCAAAAACTCgcgcatcaacatgtcaacatgtcaaaccaccatcaatACACGCACAAATGAATGGAAGTCGTACCGATATTAATGCTCGCCTGCTCAAATTTGCTAGGTCTgcggcgatggccaacaacgacaaaagccgatgcaatttcgctgtccacacgtaacgattTGTCAGGATAGTCAGCAAAAATCACAAGATCGGTTTTTCTTATCGGTTCAGCTGCCGGCACAAAAGTGAtcgatacgatttatttcaaatccaaaccaaatcaaagtACGTAAAACTTAATCAAAAAAATTTTTTCTTTATGTGGTGCGGCCCGCTGACTAGCTGTTGCTTTCCAATGCGGCCCACATGCTAATATGAGTTTGAGATCACTGGTCTAAAGTATCAGtcaaatcgtagcgtgtggaccgggctttaaGTAGAAATGTatcaaaatgcaaatgtgTGTCTCGCGACCGAAAGCGAAATTTGCCATcaatccattttgttttctcatAGTCATAGAACTGAAATAGTGATATGTAGTTTGTATAATTTTCAGCGGGCGACACAACGCTGTTTTCACCCATTGAACGCATGGACCTTTCCACATACATATTCAGTATGCTTTGTGATGTCAAAGCGAGTGCTGTGCCTTTCGTACGCTAGCTTCCTCAACCTAACCCTCAACCTTCCTTCCTAAGTTGTGTAGTGCAATTGAATTGTGCCGTAAGTTATTTTTTATAGTTTGGGAACTTTACAATGGGAATGGTAATGTGCTTAACTGGGCAACAAAAGTTGTGCATCGCAGAGCTGATGTCGCTTGTGTTGCGCTAACAATTCAGATTCGTCTGAGTTAAGGGAAAAGATAGTAGAAAAGCATCATTTATGTATTATATAGCCAAAAGTACAATTCTGTGAGGATATGATCGGAGAACTGTGACTCATGGGTAAATTTTGAAAAGTGAAGTTCTGCAGTGTGCGAAAGTGCGTTGTTTCTAAGTAGCGTCACCTAAAATCGGTTGATCTTTGCTAGAGCAAGTGTCGGCAATACCTTGCACGGGGCTCCTTTCTCCGttcggctctctctcgctcctacATGGTCGTCCTCCAGGAAAACTACAAAGGCGATAAATAACGGCTGGTGTGCGAACAACCGTAACCAAAGATTGCGTATTGTTTCATTGAACAGTGACACGTAATGGCACACTTCAATAACCttggcaaacaattgtttttaaaCGGTGGCCGAAAGTTCGAAGTTGTCTCGAACTTCGTCTATCTAGGGTGCATTCTACAGTCTGACGTAACTATTTTGCTCA
This is a stretch of genomic DNA from Anopheles cruzii unplaced genomic scaffold, idAnoCruzAS_RS32_06 scaffold00636_ctg1, whole genome shotgun sequence. It encodes these proteins:
- the LOC128276159 gene encoding uncharacterized protein LOC128276159, encoding MQAKCIQETERYAESTQKRLNVQGKYKDLRIVLTRIDENDLPVARRTRSNSMYKQSVWMLHKPAEDCSMQDDMQSRRTRRKSVGSRTQLETITTSQTLTKGRTKRAKSMSCKRTRVNSSKKKKDVSSIPKSHCNSPNKLTVDEADRGSSMYLSDTEDGAINMQPLTKKFRKANDNDEVHCQSKFMFNCCLCEYSGSNMVDHYVSKHPDQEVFISRVLPDQADVIRKQPSAVHGKCVVLGKVRRSISCLCLFCEIVYVLTPNEWIEHIARHTGEFGYCNETKTSIKVNSDIEFSSNHMYAHMCDRCNFVQ